The region TGTTTAAATAAAAAAGAAATCACTCAAGAAGTTTTAGTTTTTCCTGCACTAACTTCGCTTGATGCTCATGAGGGAAAAGTTATTATAGGTTCTCAAAATGCTTATGCAACAAAAAATGGTGCATTTACTGGAGAAATTGGACTAGATCATTTAGATGAGTTTGGTATAAAAACTATTTTGATTGGACATAGTGAACGTCGTCATATTTTGGGTGAATCTCAAGCAGATATAGTAAAAAAATTTAACTTCTATAAAGAACAGGGTTTTAAGATAGTTTATTGTGTTGGCGAACCTCTAAATATTAGAGAAGCTGGTGAAGAAACTATGATGAAATATATTTCATCTCAATATGAAGGCATAGATGCTGATTACAAAAATCTTATAATAGCATATGAACCAGTTTGGGCAATTGGAACAGGATTAACTCCAACTTTAGAAGATATAGAAGCTGTACATCAAGAACTAAAGAAAAAATCATCTGCACCACTTCTTTATGGTGGTAGTGTAAAAATAACAAATGCCAATGAAGTTTTAGAACTTAAAAGTGTAGATGGAATATTAGTTGGAGGTGCAGCACTTTATGTTGAACATTTCTGCACAATGTGTGAGTATGCACAAAATATAGAGAGTAAAAAATAAAAAATATCAACTGCTTGCCTAAGTATTCTTTTAAGGGAAACCAAGCACGTTTGATGAAATAAAATTAAGGAAATAAAGTATGATAATGAAGGGTAAAAAAGGTCTAATCGTAGGTCTTGCAAATAATAAATCTATAGCTTATGGAATTGCTAAATCTTGTGCTGATCAAGGTGCAGAGATGGCATTTACATATTTAAATGATGCTCTTAAAA is a window of uncultured Sulfurimonas sp. DNA encoding:
- a CDS encoding triose-phosphate isomerase; amino-acid sequence: MIIAANLKTNLTRKQTKEYVKELEFCLNKKEITQEVLVFPALTSLDAHEGKVIIGSQNAYATKNGAFTGEIGLDHLDEFGIKTILIGHSERRHILGESQADIVKKFNFYKEQGFKIVYCVGEPLNIREAGEETMMKYISSQYEGIDADYKNLIIAYEPVWAIGTGLTPTLEDIEAVHQELKKKSSAPLLYGGSVKITNANEVLELKSVDGILVGGAALYVEHFCTMCEYAQNIESKK